The Chromatiaceae bacterium genome has a window encoding:
- the cas2 gene encoding CRISPR-associated endonuclease Cas2 — protein sequence MTEPRKHWYLIAYDVRDPKRLNRVHRYLRKRAFAAQESVFVVHTNAAAMAEIELGLRTLADQREDDLRLYAIPGPAAVWAAGRQAERLTGLHSGDTGAPQGSRVRRWFKGLFGREAA from the coding sequence ATGACCGAACCTCGTAAACACTGGTACCTGATCGCCTACGACGTGCGCGACCCCAAGCGCCTCAACCGCGTCCACCGCTACCTGCGCAAGCGCGCCTTCGCCGCCCAGGAGTCGGTTTTTGTCGTCCACACCAATGCCGCCGCCATGGCCGAAATCGAGCTGGGCCTGCGCACCCTGGCCGACCAACGCGAGGACGACCTGCGCCTCTATGCCATCCCCGGTCCCGCCGCCGTCTGGGCCGCCGGTCGTCAGGCCGAGCGCCTTACCGGCCTGCACAGCGGCGACACCGGCGCCCCCCAGGGGTCGCGCGTGCGCCGCTGGTTCAAGGGCCTGTTCGGGCGGGAGGCGGCATGA